One window from the genome of Lynx canadensis isolate LIC74 chromosome E3, mLynCan4.pri.v2, whole genome shotgun sequence encodes:
- the LOC115503874 gene encoding zinc finger protein 501-like — protein sequence MDFSHVEEEELNSAQRYMGIDMKVENCGSLVFWDSESIPETKESFSKQELYEEVSSERELIIERLKKVEAWDSRLIEAWQCEGTLERQQGNQKKDLREAIIKHNKTTVEDCNEIGESSNPIKHRNIYSVKKPWKCNECGKFFSYYSAFILHQRIHTGEKPYACTECGKAFSRSSSLIQHQRIHTGEKPYECNKCGKAFSHRSALIQHHIIHTGEKPYECNECGKAFNQSTYLIQHHRIHTGEKPYKCKECGKAFNDTSSLIKHQRVHTGEKPYGCKECGKAFSDRSGLTQHQRTHTGEKPYECSECGKAFSYCSALIQHQGTHTGEKPYKCNECGKAFSDRSALIRHQRIHTGEKPYKCKECEKAFSQSSSLTKHLRTHTGEKPYKCSGCDKAFSQSSSLIQHQKTHTGEKHYRCKKCEKTFSVRSAFYQHKEIHDE from the exons ATGGACTTCAGTCATGTGGAGGAAGAAGAGCTGAATTCTGCCCAAAGGTACATGGGCATTGATATGAAAGTGGAGAATTGTGGGAGCCTGGTATTTTGGG attccgaatctatacctgaaactaaagaATCTTTTTCAAAGCAAGAACTTTATGAAGAAGTGTCCTCCGAAAGAGAGCTGATAATAGAAAGACTTAAAAAGGTTGAGGCCTGGGACTCCAGATTGATAGAAGCCTGGCAATGTGAAGGCACATTAGAAAGGCAGcaaggaaaccagaagaaagaTTTAAGGGAAGCCATAATTAAACACAACAAAACCACTGTGGAGGATTGTAATGAAATTGGGGAAAGTTCAAACCCAATCAAACATCGAAATATTTACTCAGTGAAAAAGCCTTGGAAGTGCAATGAATGTGGGAAGTTCTTCAGTTACTACTCAGCCTTTATCctacatcagagaattcatactggagagaagcctTATGCATGTACTGAATGTGGAAAGGCCTTCAGTCGGAGCTCATCACTTATTCAGCACCAGAGAATTCACACGGGAGAAAAACCTTACGAGTGTAAcaaatgtgggaaagccttcagtcaTCGGTCAGCCCTCATTCAGCATCATATCattcacactggagaaaagccCTATGAGtgcaatgaatgtgggaaagccttcaacCAAAGCACATACCTTATTCAACACCACagaatccatactggagagaaaccctataaatgcaaggaatgtgggaaagctttcaaTGATACCTCATCCCTAATTAAACATCAAAGAGttcatactggagaaaaaccttatggatgtaaagaatgtgggaaagcctttagtgACAGGTCGGGCCTCACTCAACATCAGAGAACTCATACAGGGGAAAAGCCATAtgaatgcagtgaatgtgggaaagctttcagcTACTGTTCAGCTCTTATTCAACATCAAGGAACCCATACTGgggagaaaccttacaaatgtaacgaatgtgggaaagccttcagtgaTCGCTCAGCTCTCATAAGACACCAAAGAATTCATACTGgggagaaaccttacaaatgtaaagaatgtgagAAAGCCTTCAGCCAGAGCTCATCTCTTACAAAGCATCTGAgaactcatactggagagaaaccatataaATGCAGTGGTTGTGACAAAGCCTTCAGTCAGAGTTCATCTCTTATTCAACATCAGAAAACCCATACAGGAGAAAAACACTACAGATGTAAGAAATGTGAGAAAACCTTCAGTGTGCGTTCAGCCTTTTatcaacataaagaaattcatgatGAATAG